In one window of Erwinia tasmaniensis Et1/99 DNA:
- the cpxR gene encoding envelope stress response regulator transcription factor CpxR — translation MNKILLVDDDRELTSLLKELLEMEGFNVLVAGDGEQALALLDNTVDLLLLDVMMPKKNGIDTLKELRQQHQTPVIMLTARGSELDRVLGLELGADDYLPKPFNDRELVARIRAILRRSNWSEQQQHQHDNSSPTLEVDLLRLNPGRQEASFDGETLDLTGTEFTLLYLLAQHLGQVVSREHLSQEVLGKRLTPFDRAIDMHISNLRRKLPERQDAHPWFKTLRGRGYLMVSAA, via the coding sequence ATGAATAAGATCCTGTTGGTTGACGACGATCGCGAATTGACTTCGCTATTGAAAGAATTGCTTGAAATGGAAGGGTTTAACGTTCTGGTTGCCGGTGACGGCGAGCAGGCGCTGGCGCTATTGGACAACACCGTCGATCTGTTGTTGCTTGATGTCATGATGCCAAAGAAAAACGGTATCGATACCTTGAAGGAACTGCGTCAACAGCACCAAACGCCGGTCATTATGTTAACCGCGCGCGGAAGCGAGCTAGACCGGGTACTTGGGCTTGAACTGGGGGCGGATGACTACCTGCCTAAACCTTTTAACGACCGTGAGTTGGTCGCACGTATTCGCGCTATTTTGCGCCGTTCCAACTGGAGCGAGCAGCAGCAGCATCAACACGACAACAGCTCACCTACACTGGAAGTTGACCTGTTACGGCTGAATCCCGGTCGTCAGGAAGCCAGCTTCGACGGTGAAACGCTCGACTTAACGGGGACCGAATTCACCCTGCTCTATCTGCTGGCCCAACATCTTGGTCAGGTCGTCTCGCGTGAACATCTTAGCCAGGAAGTGCTGGGCAAGCGCCTGACACCATTTGACCGGGCAATTGATATGCATATCTCTAACCTACGGCGCAAATTACCGGAACGGCAGGACGCACATCCGTGGTTTAAGACGCTACGAGGTCGGGGTTACCTGATGGTATCCGCAGCATGA
- the cpxP gene encoding cell-envelope stress modulator CpxP produces the protein MRKVTAVVVVPALIYILFAAWFANAATTGETHQGDGANRTLRQVPQSHMFDGISLTEQQRQQMRDLMQQGRYDQSQISINDLEQLHELIIADKFDQVAYEAQAKKIAQAEVARQVDMARVRNQMYHLLTPQQQDILKKRHQQRLDELRRLTNMQLSSPLQAASSTDSTP, from the coding sequence ATGCGCAAAGTAACTGCCGTCGTTGTGGTTCCGGCGCTGATATATATCCTCTTCGCCGCCTGGTTTGCAAACGCCGCGACGACTGGAGAGACACATCAGGGTGACGGAGCAAACCGTACACTGAGGCAAGTTCCACAAAGCCACATGTTCGACGGCATCAGCTTGACGGAGCAACAGCGTCAGCAGATGCGTGACCTGATGCAGCAGGGCAGGTACGACCAATCTCAGATAAGTATTAACGATTTAGAGCAGCTGCACGAACTGATTATTGCAGATAAATTCGATCAGGTGGCCTATGAGGCTCAGGCAAAAAAAATTGCGCAGGCTGAAGTTGCTCGCCAGGTCGACATGGCCAGGGTTCGCAACCAGATGTACCATCTTTTAACGCCTCAGCAGCAGGACATCTTGAAAAAGAGACATCAGCAGCGCCTTGATGAGTTGCGCAGGTTGACGAATATGCAGCTATCTTCACCGCTGCAGGCAGCAAGCAGTACCGATAGCACCCCTTAG